One region of Purpureocillium takamizusanense chromosome 4, complete sequence genomic DNA includes:
- the GLO2_3 gene encoding Hydroxyacylglutathione hydrolase (EggNog:ENOG503NW99~COG:D~COG:T~COG:Z) — translation MPPKRKPATTAAGRSSSGPKAPRQSKLAKEHNVSAQEEGEIKEAWGLFAEPMDGEKNGVLPIDDVKSALIALGIPPSSRAELAEFRSILDPSSDGYATYEPFFAICALKLHARDDADDAEAHRAAVHEAFRLFTNGDADGPITLAHLRRVAAVLKEDVDEDLLKDMILEANGGAGVARGVRVDEFDDVMRNAGVWR, via the exons atG CCCCCCAAGCGCAAaccggccaccaccgccgccggccgcagcagcagcggccccaAGGCCCCGCGGCAGAGCAAGCTCGCCAAGGAGCACAACGTCTCCGcgcaggaggagggcgagatCAAGGAGGCGTGGGGCCTCTTCGCGGAGCCCATGGACGGCGAGAAGAACGGCGTCCTgcccatcgacgacgtcaagTCGGCCCTCAT CGCCCTCGgcatccccccctcctcgcgcgccgagctcgccgagtTCCGCTCCATCCTCGACCCCTCGTCCGACGGCTACGCCACGTACGAGCCCTTCTTCGCCATCTGCGCGCTCAAGCTgcacgcgcgcgacgacgccgacgacgccgaggcccaccgcgccgccgtccacgagGCCTTCCGGCTCTTCaccaacggcgacgccgacggtcCCATCACGCTCGCGcacctgcgccgcgtcgccgccgtgctcaaggaggacgtcgacgaggacctccTCAAGGATATGATTCtcgaggccaacggcggggccggcgtcgcgcgcggcgtccgcgtcgacgagttTGACGACGTGATGCGCAACGCCGGCGTGTGGAGGTGA
- the LYS9 gene encoding saccharopine dehydrogenase (NADP+, L-glutamate-forming) (COG:E~EggNog:ENOG503NUXI): MAPQHTVLMLGAGFVTRPTLDILTAAGIPVTVACRTLASAKSLAGSVKGATPISLDVNDDKALDAEVAKHDLVISLIPYTFHATVIKSAIRQKKNVVTTSYVSPAMMELDQAAKDAGITVMNEIGLDPGIDHLYAVKTIDEVHRAGGKILSFLSYCGGLPAPEASDNPLGYKFSWSSRGVLLALRNAAKIYQGGKIVDIASKDLMGTAKPYFIYPGYAFVAYPNRDSTPYKERYNIPEAQTIIRGTMRYQGFPQFIRVLVETGFLEDTPADILSKPVAWKEATKAIIGASSSSAKDLEAAVVAKSTFDSDEDKQRILSGLRWIGIFSDDKITPRGNPLDTLCAELEKKMQFEEGERDMVMLQHKFEIEHKDGSHETRTSTLVEYGDPKGYSAMAKLVGLPCAVAVQQVLNGTLSEKGILAPMSPKINDPIMKELKEKYGVEMKEKTIV; encoded by the exons ATGGCTCCTCAACA CACTGTTCTCATGCTGGGCGCCGGGTTCGTGACCCGCCCTACGCTCGACATtctcacggcggcgggcatcccCGTCACGGTCG CCTGCCGCACGCTCGCGTCAGCCAAGAGCCTGGCCGGCAGCGTCAAGGGCGCCACGCCCATCTCCCtcgacgtcaacgacgacaaggcgctcgacgccgaggtggccaagCACGACCTCGTCATCAGCCTCATCCCCTACACCTTCCACGCCACCGTCATCAAGTCGGCCATCCGCCAGAAGAAGAATGTCGTCACCACCAGCTACGTCTCCCCCGCCATGATGGAGCTCGaccaggcggccaaggacgccggcatcaccgtcATGAACGAGATCGGCCTCGACCCGGGCATCGACCACCTCTACGCCGTCAAGACCATCGACGAGGTCCACCGTGCCGGCGGCAAGATCCTCTCCTTCCTGTCCTACTgcggcggcctgcccgcccccgaGGCCTCTGACAACCCCCTCGGCTACAAGTTCTCGTGGTCCTCGCGCGGCGTCCTGCTGGCTCTGCGCAACGCCGCCAAGATCTACCAGGGCGGCAAGATTGTCGACATTGCTTCCAAGGACCTCATGGGCACCGCCAAGCCCTACTTCATCTACCCCGGCTACGCCTTCGTCGCCTACCCCAACCGCGACTCGACCCCCTACAAGGAGCGCTACAACATCCCCGAGGCGCAGACCATCATCCGCGGCACCATGCGCTACCAGGGCTTCCCCCAGTTCATCCGCGTCCTGGTCGAGACGGGCTTCCTCGAGGACACCCCCGCCGACATCCTGAGCAAGCCTGTGGCCTGGAAGGAGGCTaccaaggccatcatcggcgcgtcgtcgtcaagcgccaaggacctcgaggcggccgttgTGGCCAAGTCGACGTTTgactcggacgaggacaagCAGCGCATCCTCAGTGGCCTGCGGTGGATCGGCATCTTCTCGGATGACAAGATCACGCCCCGCGGCAACCCGCTCGACACGCTGTgcgccgagctggagaagaagatgcagtttgaggagggcgagcgcgacaTGGTGATGCTGCAGCACAAGTTTGAGATTGAGCACAAGGACGGCTCGCACGAGACGCGCACCTCGACGCTGGTCGAGTACGGCGACCCCAAGGGCtactcggccatggccaagctGGTCGGCctgccctgcgccgtcgccgtccaacAGGTGCTCAACGGCACTCTGTCGGAAAAGGGTATCCTGGCCCCCATGTCGCCCAAGATCAACGACCCCATCAtgaaggagctcaaggaAAAGTACGGTGTTGAGATGAAGGAGAAGACTATTGTGTAA
- a CDS encoding Ketohexokinase (EggNog:ENOG503P1WI~COG:G), which produces MLRGIGSPQDADTMKHLILVGACYLDTILNVPRYPEEDAKLRATGVKVRRGGNCPNSLEVLQQLLGEREHLRLYLVSCLPDRASPAAERVLASFGADSKVDFRHCIYRQGHAEAASSYIIRSHRSGSRTIVNYNDLPEMTATEFARIVASFGPDGDTWWHFEVRSTDT; this is translated from the exons ATGCTCAGAGGAATTGGCTCGCCTCAAGACGCTGACACGATGAAACACCTTATCCTCGTCGGGGCATGCTACCTCGACACCATCCTCAA CGTCCCTCGCTACCCGGAGGAAGACGCCAAGCTTCGGGCCACGGGCGTCAAGGTCCGCCGCGGTGGCAACTGCCCCAACTCGCTCGAGGttctgcagcagctcctcggtgaGCGCGAGCATCTGCGCCTCTACCTCGTCTCCTGCCTGCCCGACCGCGCCTCTCCGGCGGCTGAGCGCGTCCTGGCGTCGTTTGGTGCCGACTCCAAGGTCGACTTTCGCCATTGCATATACCGTCAAGgccacgccgaggccgcaAGCAGCTACATAATCCGCAGCCACCGGTCCGGCAGCCGCACCATCGTCAACTACAATGACCTACCTGAGATGACCGCGACGGAGTTTgcccgcatcgtcgccagctTCGGTCCGGACGGCGACACCTGGTGGCACTTTGAGGTGAGGTCGACAGACACATGA
- a CDS encoding uncharacterized protein (COG:J~EggNog:ENOG503Q5MS), whose protein sequence is MSARPQLFTRGLSGLSQSTTTAEASSPAEQRDDAKRNFLKTMRPLPTQHYWNVYFDRQQQQQQQQSKDHHRQNGGGGGGDDSEYKVQLEQLGGQIESVQDFWRYNNNTPVDQIKMRESIYLFKSGFRPVWEDRRNRDGGSWTFRVPKTIGPDVWTRIQLLAIGEKLQSALADGDQLCGVGLSVRFNSHLITVWHRDSSKQASIDGMLACVMDELPPELRPKPDNYFYKRHRDHAGFKAPSDAQPAASKEGGLVAPGTNAAPEVTVEPPSAH, encoded by the exons ATGTCGGCGCGACCGCAGCTCTTCACGCGCGGCCTCTCAGGCCTGTCGCagagcaccaccacggccgaggccagctcccccgccgagcagcgcgacgaTGCTAAGCGCAACTTCCTCAAGACGATGCGCCCCCTGCCGACGCAGCACTACTGGAATGTCTACTTTGACagacagcagcaacagcagcagcaacagtcCAAAGATCACCACCGCcaaaacggcggcggcggcggcggcgatgacagCGAGTACAAGGtgcagctcgagcagctcggcggccagatCGAGTCGGTGCAGGACTTTTGGCGttacaacaacaacacccCCGTCGATCAGATCAAGATGCGCGAGAGCATCTACCTCTTCAAGTCGGGCTTCCGCCCCGTCTGGGAGGACCGCCGCaaccgcgacggcgggagcTGGACCTTTCGCGTCCCCAAGACCATTGGCCCCGACGTCTGGACTCGCATCCAGCTGCTGGCCATAggcgagaagctgcagagcgccctcgccgacg GCGACCAGCTCTGCGGCGTGGGCCTCTCGGTCCGCTTCAACTCGCACCTCATTACCGTCTGGCACCGTGACTCGTCCAAGCAGGCCTCCATCGACGGCATGCTCGCCTGCgtcatggacgagctgcccCCGGAGCTGCGCCCCAAACCGGACAACTACTTTTACAAGCGCCACCGCGACCACGCAGGCTTCAAGGCGCCCTCGGACGCGCAGCCCGCGGCGTCCAAGGAAGGGGGTCTCGTTGCGCCAGGCACGAATGCCGCGCCAGAGGTGACGGTcgagccgccgtcggcgcacTAA
- the GLO2_1 gene encoding Hydroxyacylglutathione hydrolase (EggNog:ENOG503NW99~COG:D~COG:T~COG:Z): protein MVRYVFNPWRDRDELLLVRRQFYGDEAQSGAATAGTPLSTGGSGGEGEKSTTMTTTTLTGDKTSDQPSRTPAARRRDEQQKAVARVSMWMARQHCPHMVESTALLTAAMLSDEEVAGVEGTSGWSTYAVRATYAAAFSRFVTGLLDGHQDKQRKQSMYAIAKKIGLPATFVELRHQSTHEQLPSLAKLRSMARKALAWIWDYFWKNLSAEDGASGTTGARRADSCRDAVLLYLRGGGGGSDSDEEARTARVVRELGKWDTERVLAAIAELQRTLPGNQVYLRCMKLSGEVKRAQDEKAAADQKAGDPEPDATAEGDDSSAETTLGWSLYEGLWKPKPIGVV from the exons ATGGTGCGGTACGTGTTCAACCCCTGGCGGGACCGCGACGAGCTGTTGCTGGTCAGGCGCCAGTTTTACGGCGATGAGGCGCAGTCAGGGGCAGCTACAGCAGGAACGCCGCTGTCGACcggtggcagcggtggcgagggcgagaagtcgacgacgatgacgacgacgacgttgacgggGGACAAGACGAGCGACCAGCCGAGCCGGACGCCCgcggctcgccggcgagatgAGCAGCAGAAGGCGGTTGCGCGCGTGTCCATGTGGATGGCGCGCCAGCACTGCCCGCACATGGTCGAGTCGACAGCTCTcctcacggccgccatgcTGAGCGATGAGGAGGTGGCCGGGGTCGAGGGCACCAGCGGGTGGTCGACGTACGCCGTGCGGGCGACGTACGCGGCTGCATTCAGCAG GTTCGTCACggggctgctcgacggccaccagGACAAGCAGCGCAAGCAGAGCATgtacgccatcgccaagaaGATTGGCCTGCCGGCGACGTTTGTCGAGCTGCGGCACCAGTCGACGCACGAGCAGCTGCCCTCGCTCGCCAAGCTGCGTTCCATGGCCAGGAAGGCGCTGGCGTGGATATGGGACTACTTTTGGAAGAACCTgtcggccgaggacggcgccagcggaaccaccggcgcccgccgtgctGATTCGTGTCGCGATGCTGTGCTGCTTTACctgcgtggcggcggaggtgggagcgacagcgacgaggaggctcGCACGGCGAGGGTGGTGAGGGAGCTGGGGAAATGGGACACCGAGCGCGTGCTGGCAGCCAttgccgagctgcagcggaCGCTCCCGGGGAATCAGGTCTATCTGAGGTGCATGAAGCTGTCCGGGGAGGTCAAGCGGGCACAAGACGAgaaggccgcggcggatcAGAAGGCGGGCGACCCCGAGCCGGacgcgacggccgagggTGATGACAGCTCGGCCGAGACGACGTTGGGCTGGTCTTTGTACGAGGGCCTATGGAAGCCAAAGCCTATTGGCGTGGTATGA
- a CDS encoding uncharacterized protein (COG:H~EggNog:ENOG503NUGB), whose translation MGSSTDPRHVAQVLLAELGLDVVSCAEMQSLWAGYGHICAVEARPSPTSPRHSSSGSISSIAAAAATIHETKLSEPPRESVNKDKDDGDGTLHLVLKLISPPTRHGDEGHLRKMLSYQVEQYFYDEVAPALAAGEDDGGPAVAVCLASTRRRVAAASSSCAEPPLGNDLIATVMTDLRGEFPVAGEKRAALDARQVHAALEWLARFHGGSWKLLGGAAAPAGVPRGHHRLDDALLLPPLEEEARRKQSPGRAGRGQLWLNGGYTYLATRRKEYAALARDGSSEWCAALCKPLNGGGDESSSASVAELVAEFLTPRGRPFETYIHGDVKSENLFATDAGDRVAFFDFQYAGVGLGVCDLAKLFTCSVPLDMLINDDDDDDHHRHHHRHHHDGEGHAAASMPPHRGLLAMMGAGERRLLEEYRSTLLARRRRGPSSWTPPEYPWETFVRHWEAALVDWCRFQASWGFWGNTEWLQARVRSILGDEQWREWLLREVSSA comes from the coding sequence ATGGGATCCTCGACGGATCCGCGGCACGTCGCCCAGGTGCTGCTCGcggagctcggcctcgacgtcgtctcgTGCGCGGAGATGCAGTCTCTCTGGGCCGGCTACGGCCACatctgcgccgtcgaggcgcggccctcgcccacgtcgccgcgtcacagtagcagcggcagcatcagcagcatcgccgccgccgccgccaccattcACGAAACGAAGCTCTCCGAGCCGCCCCGGGAAAGCGTAAACAaagacaaggacgacggcgacggcacgctGCACCTCGTCCTCAAGCTCATctctccgccgacgcgccacggcgacgagggccaccTGCGCAAGATGCTCAGCTACCAGGTGGAGCAGTACTTTtacgacgaggtcgcgccggccctggccgcaggcgaggacgacggcgggccggccgtcgcggtgtgcttggcctcgacgcggagacgggtggcggcggcatcgtcgtcgtgcgcggAGCCCCCCCTAGGCAACGACCTCATCGCCACCGTCATGACGGACCTGCGAGGCGAGTTccccgtcgcgggcgagaagagggccgcgctcgacgcgcgccaggtccacgccgcgctcgagtGGCTCGCCCGGTTCCACGGCGGCTCCTGGAAGTTGctcggcggggcggcggcgccggcaggggTCCcgcgcggccaccaccgtctcgacgacgcgctcctcctcccgccgctagaggaggaggcccggCGGAAGCAGAGTCCtgggcgcgcgggcagggGGCAGCTGTGGCTCAACGGCGGGTACACGTACCTCGCGACGCGCCGGAAGGAGTACgcggcgctcgcccgcgacggcagctcGGAGTGGTGCGCGGCGCTGTGCAAGCCCctgaacggcggcggcgatgaatcgtcgtcggcatccgTCGCGGAGCTCGTGGCCGAATTCCTCACGCCGCGGGGCCGCCCCTTCGAGACGTACATTCACGGCGACGTCAAGTCAGAGAACCTCTTCGCcaccgacgcgggcgaccGCGTGGCCTTTTTCGATTTTCAGTACGCGggcgtcgggctcggcgtctGCGACTTGGCGAAGCTCTTTACGTGCTCGGTACCGCTGGACATGctcatcaacgacgacgacgacgacgatcaccaccgccaccaccaccgccaccaccacgacggcgagggccacgcggcggcgtcgatgccgccgcatcgcggtctgctggccatgatgggcgcgggcgagaggCGCCTGCTGGAGGAGTACCGCAGCACGCTTctggcgcggcgtcggcgcggtccCTCGTCGTGGACCCCGCCCGAGTACCCGTGGGAGACGTTTGTGCGGCactgggaggcggcgctggtggacTGGTGCCGCTTCCAGGCGTCTTGGGGGTTCTGGGGCAACACCGAGTGGCTGCAGGCGCGGGTGCGGTCGATTCTCGGGGACGAGCAGTGGAGGGAGTGGCTGTTGCGGGAGGTGTCGTCGGCATGA
- the GLO2_2 gene encoding Hydroxyacylglutathione hydrolase (EggNog:ENOG503NW99~COG:D~COG:T~COG:Z), translated as MRAGQTPSLIVQHHMNRLIPRRPLLKQISGFQAASLVTTRAMHIQSIPMWVGSSNNYAYLVVDDKSKDAVIIDPANPPEVAPVLKDAIQAGKINLTAIVNTHHHWDHAGGNKKLLAELGTPNLDIIGGKDCEGVTRTPKHGETFKLGGISVQPVHTPCHTQDSICFFMEDDTGKAVFTGDTLFVSGCGKFFEGSAAEMHEALNKRLGALPDDTVVYPGHEYTKSNVKFAISVDQGEAVKKLHDFAENNKETTGKFTIGDEKKHNLFMRVEDPQMQKATGATDPVDVMGKLREMKNNFK; from the exons ATGCGAGCTGGACAGACCCCCTCTCTCATCGTGCAGCACCACATGAACCGCCTCATaccccgccggccgcttcTCAAGCAGATATCTGGGTTTCAAGCTGCTTCG CTCGTGACGACTCGCGCCATGCATATCCAGTCGATCCCCATGT GGGTGGGGAGCAGCAACAACTACGCGTACCTGGTTGTCGACGACAAGTCCAAGGatgccgtcatcatcgatCCGGCGAACCCGCCAGA AGTCGCGCCGGTCCTTAAGGACGCGATCCAGGCCGGCAAGATCAACCTGACGGCCATTGTCAACACGCACCA CCATTGGGACCACGCCGGCGGAAATAAGAAGCTG ctggccgagctgggcaCACCCAATCTCGACATCATTGGCGGCAAGGACTGCGAGGGCGTGACGAGGACGCCCAAGCACGGCGAGACGTTCAAGCTCGGCGGGATCTCGGTGCAGCCGGTGCACACGCCGTGCCACACGCAGGACAGCATCTGCTTCTTTATGGAGGATGACACGGGCAAGGCCGTCTTCACGGGCGACACGCTCTTTGTCAGCG GCTGCGGCAAGTTCTTCGagggctccgccgccgagatgcaCGAGGCGCTGAACAAGCGTCTCGGTGCGCTTCCGGATGACACGGTCGTATAT CCGGGCCACGAGTACACAAAGTCCAACGTCAAGTTTGCCATCTCCGTCGaccagggcgaggcggtgaAGAAGCTGCACGACTTTGCCGAGAACAAcaaggagacgacgggcaaGTTTACCATTGGCGACGAAAAG AAGCATAATCTGTTTATGCGCGTTGAG GACCCTCAGATGCAgaaggcgacgggcgcgacggACCCGGTGGACGTCATGGGCAAGCTGCGGGAGATGAAGAACAACTTCAAGTGA
- a CDS encoding uncharacterized protein (EggNog:ENOG503P41M), translated as MMYPAYGVHTPEMLPPSYGQSGFLDHVSTQMAISQVARRFSRGSGGQRPGPAMRVVKPKSASNSPGSTSVQSRRRTMMGDAFAPRRQQQQQQQQQQQQQHNINYISMPTDTDMGSAHGSTGRPLSWHPSTYIHAQQQQQQPYQQPTSYPFPTPSIYADAHDLYSTQAHFSPTMASYSNNTSPASSFSPLPLFPTGETRGQYLRTDGWELSQRTTPFYEPSTGNMGMPESLPALEHVPTQSKTAVNGGLDWNTFVSQGFNSTSPPTPETFPQATLSQPAVSGRPDACQGLDEDEDEGEILVGMGLYDTPDKFDEDPQLNNYRSTVSSLLGSTYRPQEPRGKGLKLEETWEPPKSDDGEGEEDEDEDEDAQGQNSKTAT; from the coding sequence ATGATGTACCCGGCATATGGGGTACATACCCCGGAGATGCTGCCGCCATCCTATGGGCAGTCAGGTTTCCTCGACCACGTATCAACACAGATGGCCATCTCCCAGGTGGCTCGAAGATTCTCAAGGGGCTCGGGCGGGCAACGGCCAGGGCCTGCCATGCGGGTCGTGAAGCCCAAGAgcgccagcaacagcccgGGATCTACATCTGTGCAAagccggaggaggacgatgatgggtGACGCCTttgccccgcggcggcagcaacagcaacagcaacagcaacaacaacaacaacaacacaacATCAACTACATCTCGATGCCCACGGACACCGATATGGGCTCGGCTCATGGGTCAACGGGTCGCCCGCTCAGCTGGCATCCTTCGACATATATAcacgcccagcagcagcaacaacagccgtATCAGCAACCGACGAGTTATCCTTTTCCCACCCCGAGCATCTATGCAGACGCCCATGATCTGTACTCAACACAGGCCCATTTCTCCCCTACGATGGCCTCGTACTCCAACAACACATCACCTGCTtccagcttctcgccgctgccgctttTCCCCACCGGCGAGACTCGTGGCCAGTATCTTCGCACCGATGGCTGGGAGCTCTCACAGCGGACGACACCATTCTACGAACCGTCAACCGGCAACATGGGCATGCCGGAGTCCCTCCCAGCCTTGGAGCATGTGCCGACTCAATCAAAGACGGCCGTCAATGGCGGGCTGGACTGGAACACCTTCGTTTCTCAGGGTTTCAACAGCACATCTCCTCCCACGCCGGAGACTTTTCCCCAAGCCACACTATCCCAGCCGGCCGTCTCTGGACGGCCGGACGCGTgccagggcctcgacgaggacgaggacgagggcgagatTTTGGTCGGCATGGGACTTTATGATACGCCAGACAAGTTTGATGAAGACCCCCAGCTCAACAACTACCGTTCAACAGTCTCTTCGCTGCTGGGGTCGACGTATCGACCCCAGGAGCCGCGAGGCAAGGGGTTGAAGCTGGAGGAGACATGGGAGCCGCCCAAgtctgacgacggcgagggtgaggaggatgaggacgaagacgaagacgcccaAGGGCAGAACAGCAAGACTGCTACTTGA